In a single window of the Arachis hypogaea cultivar Tifrunner chromosome 6, arahy.Tifrunner.gnm2.J5K5, whole genome shotgun sequence genome:
- the LOC112696487 gene encoding zinc finger CCCH domain-containing protein 11 — protein MPPKQQSKADLAKKQKIVEDKTFGLKNKNKSKNVQKYVQNLKQSVQPKPDPSKTAAKKKKEEEKAKDKELNELFKIAVTQPKVPVGVDPKSILCEFFKVGQCAKGFKCKFSHDLNVQRKGEKIDIYSDKRDQEDTMEDWDQETLEKVVESKKTEYNQNKPTDIVCKYFLDAVEKKQYGWFWVCPNGGKNCHYRHALPPGYVLKSQMKALLEEEREKLTIEEEIENQRAKVATTTPMTPELFMQWKKKKIEERDANLALQQAERAKNDRMSGRELFLADASVFVDDAEAYEKYQREPESDDSEQKVNGNAAQDGPSTSTVSVDAEDTDVDVDDDDDDELDMDELNELEASLSRTSIQIKE, from the exons ATGCCGCCTAAGCAGCAATCTAAAGCTGATTTAGCGAAGAAGCAGAAGATCGTAGAGGACAAAACCTTCGGTCTCAAAAACAAGAACAAGAGCAAAAATGTTCAGAAATATGTTCAGAACCTCAAGCAATCCGTACAACCAAAACCCGATCCTTCCAAAACCGCTGCCAAG aaaaagaaggaggaagagaaggCCAAGGACAAGGAGCTGAATGAATTGTTCAAGATAGCTGTTACCCAACCCAAAGTCCCTGTTG gtgTTGATCCTAAGTCCATATTGTGTGAGTTTTTCAAGGTTGGACAATGTGCTAAGGGCTTCAAGTGCAAGTTCTCGCATGACTTGAATGTTCAGAGGAAAGGGGAAAAGATTGACATCTATAGTGATAAGCGTGACCAGG AAGACACGATGGAGGATTGGGATCAAGAGACTTTGGAGAAGGTAGTGGAGTCGAAGAAAACTGAATACAATCAGAACAAACCAACTGATATT GTATGTAAATACTTTTTGGATGCAGTGGAGAAGAAGCAATATGGTTGGTTTTGGGTCTGTCCCAATGGTGGTAAGAATTGCCACTATAGACATGCCCTTCCCCCGGGATATGTTTTAAAATCTCAAATGAAGGCTTTGTTagaggaagaaagagaaaaactaaCAATTGAAGAGGAGATAGAAAATCAG CGTGCTAAAGTGGCAACTACAACTCCTATGACTCCTGAATTATTCAtgcaatggaagaagaagaaaatagaagaaagagaTGCCAATTTGGCTTTACAGCAAGCTGAGAGGGCCAAGAATGACCGTATGAG TGGTCGTGAGCTATTTTTGGCAGATGCTAGCGTGTTTGTGGATGATGCTGAAGCATATGAGAAGTATCAAAGGGAACCAGAATCCGATGACTCTGAACAGAAG GTCAATGGGAATGCTGCTCAAGACGGTCCCAGCACGTCCACAGTTAGTGTTGATGCTGAGGATACTGATGTTGATGTGGATGACGACGACGATGATGAACTGGACATGGATGAGTTGAATGAATTGGAAGCAAGCTTATCAAGGACATCAATCCAAATAAAGGAGTAA